One genomic region from Spirosoma sp. KCTC 42546 encodes:
- a CDS encoding nucleoside triphosphate pyrophosphatase, whose product MLTLRYPLVLASGSPRRKQLMTDAGFSFTIETRPTDELFPQTMPANEVAEYLARQKAEQFLPDFGNRIILCADTVVILEDQILNKPQDEADARRMLQALSGRTHRVRTGVAILSPDSTGEPQLYSFTDETSVQFASLTDEEITYYIRECKPFDKAGSYGAQDFIGLVGIERLEGSFYTVMGLPTHRVYQALKQYSTLVN is encoded by the coding sequence ATGCTCACCTTACGCTATCCACTTGTGCTGGCTTCGGGCTCGCCCCGACGCAAACAACTGATGACCGACGCCGGTTTTTCATTCACCATCGAAACCCGGCCTACCGACGAACTGTTTCCGCAAACCATGCCAGCGAATGAGGTGGCCGAATACCTCGCCCGTCAGAAAGCCGAGCAGTTTCTGCCTGACTTTGGCAATCGAATCATCCTCTGCGCCGATACCGTTGTGATTTTAGAGGATCAAATTCTAAACAAGCCTCAGGATGAAGCTGATGCCCGCCGGATGCTCCAGGCCTTGTCGGGACGCACGCACCGGGTTCGAACGGGGGTTGCTATTCTGTCGCCAGATTCTACTGGTGAACCCCAGCTTTATTCCTTCACCGACGAAACAAGCGTTCAGTTTGCCTCGTTGACAGATGAGGAGATTACCTATTACATCCGGGAATGCAAACCCTTTGATAAAGCGGGCTCTTATGGAGCTCAGGATTTTATTGGGTTAGTGGGTATCGAACGACTGGAGGGCTCATTTTATACGGTGATGGGACTCCCCACGCATCGGGTTTATCAGGCACTGAAACAGTATAGTACTTTGGTTAACTAG
- a CDS encoding alpha-amylase family glycosyl hydrolase, translated as MTSSNLVQYTTLPHPAQSDSIPIGYTGVHYEIFVRSFADSNGDGIGDLNGITNKLDYLNDLGVSAIWLMPISPSPSSHKYDVTDYYGIDPEYGTMDDFKRLIAEAHQRGIAVIIDLVLHHTSIQHNWFREASKGPENPYWHYYKWLTPDEIKRRKLATRDITADSGEKNPWHTVRGATYPEQYYGMFWSGMPDLNFDHQPVRDEFFKIARYWLNEIGVDGFRLDAARHLYREAEEPKNHEFWQEFGKVVEAAKSGAYTVGEVWTRPERIAPYFRGLKANFNFDLQLAIAEIVGQENDTEDLVEFLQYVHNTFGTVNPNFIDALLLSNHDQNRIGSLLKGNLDRLKVAANLLLTLPGLPYLYYGEEIGMLGMKPDENIREPFLWDIRAQDTQRTRWRRGKYSTSQTVRPLAQQQSDPNSLFNHYKRLIHYRNSHPILNNNLSKLLPSGIRQKGIVAFIRQDASGGPCVLLVHNLTNKPIEVVFSPGEEWCRCIVFETISGGSFTGDRVTVPGYGCVVVE; from the coding sequence ATGACTTCATCAAACCTAGTTCAATACACTACACTTCCACATCCTGCCCAATCCGACTCAATACCTATCGGCTATACGGGCGTCCACTACGAGATCTTCGTTCGCTCCTTTGCCGACTCCAACGGCGATGGTATCGGTGACCTCAATGGCATTACTAACAAACTTGATTACCTGAATGATCTAGGGGTGTCGGCCATCTGGCTCATGCCGATAAGTCCTTCTCCAAGTTCGCATAAGTACGACGTAACGGATTATTACGGAATCGATCCCGAATACGGCACGATGGACGATTTCAAACGGTTGATTGCGGAAGCTCATCAACGTGGTATTGCTGTCATAATCGATCTAGTATTACACCACACCAGCATCCAGCATAACTGGTTTCGGGAGGCCTCAAAAGGGCCAGAAAACCCCTATTGGCATTACTATAAATGGTTGACACCCGACGAGATCAAACGCCGGAAACTAGCTACCCGCGATATTACTGCCGATTCGGGCGAGAAAAACCCCTGGCATACAGTACGAGGGGCCACTTATCCTGAGCAATATTATGGCATGTTCTGGAGCGGCATGCCCGATCTGAACTTTGACCACCAGCCGGTTCGGGATGAGTTTTTCAAGATAGCCCGGTATTGGCTTAACGAGATCGGAGTAGACGGATTTCGGCTTGATGCGGCCCGCCACCTCTACCGGGAGGCCGAAGAGCCCAAGAATCATGAATTCTGGCAGGAGTTCGGAAAAGTCGTTGAAGCCGCAAAATCGGGAGCTTACACCGTGGGCGAAGTCTGGACACGTCCCGAACGTATAGCGCCCTATTTTCGGGGGTTGAAAGCCAACTTCAATTTCGACCTTCAACTGGCCATTGCCGAAATCGTTGGGCAGGAAAACGACACTGAAGATTTGGTTGAGTTTCTGCAATACGTTCACAATACATTCGGTACTGTCAATCCCAACTTTATTGATGCACTGCTCCTTTCCAACCATGATCAGAACCGGATTGGCAGTTTACTCAAGGGAAATCTCGACCGCTTGAAAGTAGCAGCCAACCTGTTGCTTACACTACCAGGTTTACCCTATCTCTACTACGGCGAGGAAATTGGTATGCTCGGCATGAAACCCGACGAAAACATCCGTGAGCCTTTTTTGTGGGATATTCGGGCGCAGGATACCCAACGCACCCGCTGGCGTCGGGGAAAATATAGTACCAGTCAAACCGTTCGGCCGCTGGCTCAGCAGCAGAGCGATCCAAATTCGCTGTTCAATCATTACAAACGCCTGATTCACTACCGGAATAGTCACCCAATTCTGAATAATAATCTCAGCAAGCTTTTACCATCCGGTATTCGGCAGAAAGGGATTGTCGCGTTTATTCGGCAGGATGCCAGCGGTGGGCCGTGTGTATTATTGGTTCACAACCTGACGAACAAACCCATTGAGGTCGTCTTTTCACCGGGCGAAGAATGGTGTCGGTGCATTGTGTTCGAAACAATTTCAGGCGGCTCGTTCACTGGCGACCGGGTCACGGTACCGGGTTATGGGTGTGTGGTTGTTGAGTAA